CGCCGATCGCGGTGCGCTTCGGCGGAGCGGCGGTATGGCCGCCTTCCGCGGTGGCGCGAAGCTCGAAGCTCGCGTAGCCCTTTTCGGCGATGCCGACGAGCGCGACCGGCCCGGTCACGCCGGGGACGATTCCCTCGGTGATGAACCCGCCCTCGTCGAGCACATACTCCAGCCGGACCGCGCGGGCGCGCAGCGCCGAGGCGATCCGGGCCGCGCCGTTGGCGCCGCCGCTTTCCTCGTCGTGGCCGAAGGCGAGGAAGATCGTCCGGCGCGGACGAAAGCCGCGCGCGAGCAGATGCTCGACCGCCTCCATGATCGCCAGCACGGCCGCCTTGTCGTCGAGCGCTCCACGACCCCAGACGTATCCGCCGTCGATGCGGCCGGAAAAGGGAGGATGGCGCCAGCCCCGGGACGATTCGGCCGGGACGACGTCGTAGTGGCCCGCGAGCAGGACGGCATGAAGCCGCGGGTCGCTGCCGGCCCAGGTGTAGAGAAGGCTGTGGCCTCCGAAGATCTCTCGCGCGAGCGTGGCGTGGAGTCGAGGAAACTCCGCGCGCAGAAAGTCGCGGAAGCGTGCGAGCGCGACGGCCGCGCGCTCATCCGGCGCCGGAGAGGACACGGTCGGATGCCGCAGAGCACGAGCGAGGCGTTCGAGCGGCGCCGGGCTTTCGAAAGAGAAGTTGGCGACGGCCACGGGCGGGAGCTGTTTCGATTGGAAACGGGCGGTCCGGTACGCGACGACGCCGAGCGCCAGCAAAAGCAACACGAGTGCCGACCGGAGCAGCAGCTTGCTCATTTTGCGGGTGCCTCCCGGCGAGCTCTGTCCGCCCGTCGGCTCCTAGCGGCCGGAGAGGATCAGCCGGGCCTTTCCCTTGCGGAGGTCGGTGCTGCGGTAGTGGAAGTCGACGTGACGGATCGCCCTCCGCTCGCCCGGGAGATCGATCACGCGG
The sequence above is a segment of the Candidatus Zixiibacteriota bacterium genome. Coding sequences within it:
- a CDS encoding M20/M25/M40 family metallo-hydrolase; protein product: MSKLLLRSALVLLLLALGVVAYRTARFQSKQLPPVAVANFSFESPAPLERLARALRHPTVSSPAPDERAAVALARFRDFLRAEFPRLHATLAREIFGGHSLLYTWAGSDPRLHAVLLAGHYDVVPAESSRGWRHPPFSGRIDGGYVWGRGALDDKAAVLAIMEAVEHLLARGFRPRRTIFLAFGHDEESGGANGAARIASALRARAVRLEYVLDEGGFITEGIVPGVTGPVALVGIAEKGYASFELRATAEGGHTAAPPKRTAIGVLSETIHRLDQAPFPARLSEPVRRLVEYLGPELHWPLRALLANLWLSAPLIERQLAGSAPTAALVRTTQAPTVFTAGSRDNVLPAEARAVVNFRILPGDTIAAVERHVAAAADPSVTISLLPGAAEPSAVSDPGARAFLWLQRAVGETAPGTVVAPALAVAMTDSRHYAPLAANVYRFLPITLTRQDVARFHGIDERVAARDYERCVAFFVRLILHSAA